Proteins encoded within one genomic window of Panicum virgatum strain AP13 chromosome 1N, P.virgatum_v5, whole genome shotgun sequence:
- the LOC120656814 gene encoding scarecrow-like protein 8 — MDPAWCDPRRGYAYGYGVGSAAQAPSARQQQPRQDAAAGATGGVLKRSLAEVERWQQALYLRAVRQRVAAQAQGAHPPIDVGAVLARAASRGSGGFAGLSPQPSSTLSSLTTATRMATPPPVAMQRQVVAAPPAPLQPAQAVPGGPAAARPAKAREMVLLQELEKQLLGDDDNAEAEAEGSACGSTVTTSAGGNTMQELNSITAAPLPALPMASATSNYNSVPVSRSPASSASSSTASSTASSSPPTSAASLRQLLSEDAAAMADGDRATAAAHLAALKTAANPRGDAEQRLVAMMAAALSSRNSPPSSQQLADLCGAELRAACQLLHDVSPCFGLALHGANLAILDAVAGQRVIHLIDFDVSLAQHIALIHALASRRVAGICLKVTAVADPTSPFTPALAQALAATGQRLQRHAQQAGLEFRFNAVSCRPSEVDALRLGCEPGEAVAVNLAFALSRVPDESVSPANPRDELLRRVRALGPRVVALAEQELNTNTAPLAARFANACAHYGAVLESLDATLARDSAQRARAEAALAGKVANAVAREGPDRLERCEVFGKWRARFGMAGLRPLAIGQGVADRVKARLGHARPGFDVKLESGRLGVGWMGRVVTVASAWR; from the coding sequence ATGGACCCCGCGTGGTGCGACCCTCGCCGGGGGTACGCCTACGGCTACGGCGTCggctcggcggcgcaggcgccgtcggcgaggcagcagcagccgcggcaggacgcggcggccggggcgaccGGCGGGGTGCTGAAGAGGAGCCTGGCCGAGGTGGAGCGGTGGCAGCAGGCGCTGTACCTGCGCGCGGTGAGGCAGCGAGTCGCGGCGCAGGCGCAGGGCGCGCACCCGCCGATCGACGTCGGGGCCGTGCTGGCGAGGGCCGCCTCGCGCGGCTCGGGTGGCTTTGCCGGGCTCTCGCCGCAGCCGTCGTCGACGCTCTCGTCGCTCACCACCGCGACACGcatggcgacgccgccgccggtggcgatGCAGCGACAGGTGGTggctgcgccgcccgcgcccctgcAGCCCGCTCAGGCGGTGCCTGGGGGACCGGCAGCTGCGAGGCCCGCGAAGGCAAGGGAGATGGTGTTGCTGCAGGAGCTGGAGAAGCAGctgctgggcgacgacgacaacGCCGAGGCAGAGGCGGAGGGGAGCGCGTGCGGCTCCACGGTCACCACCTCAGCGGGGGGAAACACGATGCAGGAGCTCAACTCCATCACCGCTGCGCCACTGCCGGCTCTTCCCATGGCGAGCGCGACGAGCAACTACAACTCCGTGCCCGTATcaaggtcgccggcgagctctgccTCTTCGTCCACGGCTTCGTCCACAGCGTCCagctcgccgccgacctcgGCGGCCTCGTTGCGGCAGCTCCTGTCCGAGGACGCCGCTGCCATGGCCGACGGCGACCGCGCCACGGCCGCTGCTCACCTTGCGGCCCTGAAGACGGCTGCTAACCCGCGCGGCGACGCGGAGCAGAGGCTGGTGGCCATGATGGCGGCCGCCCTCTCCTCCCGCAACAGCCCGCCCTCGTCTCAACAGCTCGCGGACCTTTGCGGCGCCGAGCTGCGCGCGGCGTGCCAGCTCCTGCACGACGTCTCCCCCTGCTTCGGCCTTGCCCTCCACGGCGCCAACCTCGCCATCCTCGACGCCGTGGCCGGCCAGCGCGTCATCCACCTGATCGACTTCGACGTCAGCCTCGCGCAGCACATCGCCCTCATCCACGCCCTCGCCAGCCGCCGCGTGGCGGGCATCTGTCTCAAGGTCACGGCCGTCGCCGACCCGACGTCGCCGTTCACGCCGGCTCTGGCGCAGGCGCTCGCGGCCACCGGCCAGCGGCTCCAGAGGCACGCCCAGCAAGCCGGGCTGGAGTTCCGGTTCAACGCCGTCAGCTGCCGACCGAGCGAGGTCGACGCGTTGAGGCTCGGGTGCGAGCCCGGCGAGGCGGTGGCCGTGAACCTCGCGTTCGCGCTCTCGCGCGTCCCCGACGAGAGCGTGTCCCCGGCGAACCCGCGCGACGAGCTCCTCCGGCGCGTGCGCGCGCTGGGCCCGCGCGTGGTGGCGCTGGCGGAGCAGGAGCTGAACACGAACACGGCGCCGCTGGCGGCGCGGTTCGCCAACGCGTGCGCGCACTACGGCGCGGTGCTGGAGTCCCTGGACGCGACCCTGGCCCGCGACAGCGCGCAGAGGGCCCGCGCGGAGGCGGCTCTGGCCGGCAAGGTGGCCAACGCCGTGGCGCGGGAGGGGCCCGACCGGCTGGAGCGGTGCGAGGTGTTCGGCAAGTGGCGCGCCCGGTTCGGCATGGCGGGGCTGCGGCCGCTGGCGATCGGGCAGGGCGTCGCCGACCGCGTCAAGGCGCGGCTCGGCCACGCCCGCCCGGGGTTCGACGTGAAGCTGGAGAGCGGCCGGCTCGGGGTCGGGTGGATGGGGCGCGTggtcaccgtcgcctccgcctGGCGTTAG